One window of the Piliocolobus tephrosceles isolate RC106 chromosome 17, ASM277652v3, whole genome shotgun sequence genome contains the following:
- the LOC111553841 gene encoding endogenous retrovirus group FC1 Env polyprotein: protein MSVLSAPLLMLSCLTVIPVTPLTTPNFLWRFSITETWTTNNQVHSVMQGTADCPPAGCQQALYLNFTLSSLTPGYRPALCFLYDQTHYNCRNYWQEANVGCPYPYCNIHQLGWTGWGPQMTASIFTQDENTKKYRLLIKDPWDSRWASGVKGGLYSTVSSSYPTATIRVIRTYVQQIQFPKNVQALQNLTTVIKQREQKLQEQLNPPNNKDPFSWLALIRLGLNLSQAAGLKNLSQCFLCATLGKAPFLAVPLPAAFNTTNDSTSSLHSAPLSQVPLYHNPQSLPLPFCYSTPNSSWCHHTQAPNKTQMAPLGGYFWCNHTLSKTLNHTSLTQSLCVPVSLVPSLTLYGKGELSELTSQLTIPSQKIQKRAIFLPLVTGLSLASSLVASGLGPGDLAYSIQSTQTLSTQLQAAIDASTESLASLQRQITSVAQVAARNRRALDFLTAEKGGTCLFLGEECCYYINESGLVETRIQKLKKISKELQESNSRLVPGTLVWLLPFLIPILILCIILCFAAIFIKFLRARVQENYSSFLQSNAPTPLHPTANLGP, encoded by the coding sequence ATGAGCGTACTTTCTGCACCTTTATTAATGTTATCATGtttaactgtaatcccagtaactccTCTTACTACTCCTAACTTTCTGTGGAGATTCTCTATAACTGAGACTTGGACCACAAATAACCAAGTTCATTCAGTCATGCAAGGTACTGCAGATTGCCCCCCCGCAGGTTGCCAACAGGCCCTCTACTTAAACTTCACCCTAAGTTCCCTCACTCCAGGCTACCGCCCGGCCCTGTGCTTCCTATATGACCAGACCCACTATAACTGCCGGAACTACTGGCAAGAGGCTAATGTTGGGTGCCCCTACCCTTACTGTAACATACATCAATTAGGTTGGACAGGTTGGGGTCCACAAATGACAGCAAGCATATTTACCCAGGAcgaaaatactaaaaaatacagacttCTCATCAAAGATCCTTGGGATTCCCGGTGGGCCAGCGGGGTAAAAGGCGGACTTTATTCAACAGTCAGTTCCTCATATCCAACCGCAACCATCCGGGTAATTAGAACTTATGTCCAACAGATACAATTCCCTAAAAATGTGCAGGCTCTACAAAATCTAACCACAGTCATAAAACAACGTGAACAAAAACTACAGGAACAGTTAAACCCCCCAAACAACAAAGACCCGTTCTCATGGTTGGCCCTTATTCGTCTAGGACTTAATCTATCACAGGCAGCTGGACTGAAAAATCTTTCCCAATGCTTTCTCTGTGCTACTCTCGGCAAAGCCCCCTTTTTGGCAGTCCCCCTACCGGCCGCTTTCAATACTACCAATGACTCTACCAGCTCACTTCACTCAGCACCCCTGTCTCAGGTCCCCTTATATCATAATCCACAAAGTCTACCCCTTCCCTTCTGTTACTCCACTCCAAATTCTTCATGGTGCCATCACACCCAAGCTCCCAATAAAACCCAGATGGCCCCCCTTGGCGGCTACTTCTGGTGTAACCATACCTTATCCAAAACTCTTAACCATACCTCCCTCACCCAGTCTCTTTGCGTTCCAGTGTCCTTGGTACCCAGTTTAACCCTATATGGTAAAGGAGAACTGTCCGAACTAACTTCTCAGCTTACTATTCCTAGCCAAAAAATCCAAAAACGGGCTATCTTTCTTCCATTAGTTACCGGGCTTTCCTTAGCATCCTCCCTAGTAGCCTCAGGACTTGGACCAGGAGACCTCGCCTACTCAATTCAATCCACACAGACCCTCTCCACTCAGCTCCAGGCAGCGATAGACGCTTCAACTGAAAGCCTAGCCTCTTTACAGCGTCAGATCACCTCAGTAGCTCAGGTAGCGGCACGAAATAGGCGGGCATTAGATTTTCTTACTGCTGAAAAGGGAGGAACATGCCTTTTCCTTGGAGAAGAATGTTGCTactacataaatgaatcaggcCTAGTTGAAACCagaattcaaaaattaaagaaaatcagtaaagaactCCAAGAATCTAACAGCCGTTTAGTACCCGGAACCCTGGTATGGTTGCTTCCTTTCCTAATCCCCATACTAATTCTCtgcattattttatgttttgctgccatttttataaaattcctcCGAGCCAGGGTGCAAGAAAATTACTCGAGTTTCCTTCAATCAAATGCTCCTACACCCTTACACCCAACTGCCAACCTCGGACCCTAA
- the CDT1 gene encoding DNA replication factor Cdt1 isoform X1 has protein sequence MEQRRVTDFFARRRPGRRIAPPKLACRTPSPARPALRAPDSATSGSRKRARPPAAPGPDQARPPARRRLRLSADAGLLQSQEHQVLSWVHPWGPSHQVSSPSSPEAPDSPEAPDIPACPSVGQKIKKSTPAAGQPPQLTSWQNQDTISELASCLQRARELGARVRVLKSRAQDAGESCTPEANGRPEEPCGEKAPAYQRFHALAQPGPPGLVLPYKYQVLAEMFRSMDTIVGMLHNRAETPTFAKVQRGVQDMMRRRFEERNVGQIKTVYPASYCFRQERGVPTFKDGVKRSDYQLTIEPLLEQEADGAAPQLTASRLLQRRQIFSQKLVEHVKEHHKAFLASLRPPMVVPEDQLTRWHPRFNVDEVPDIEPAALPQPPATEKLTTAQEVLARARSLMSPRMEQALSQLALRSAEPSSPRPALPATPPATPPAASPSALKGVSQDLLERVRAKEAQKQLAQMTRCPEQEQRLQRLERLPELARVLRSVFVSERKPALSMEVVCARMVGSCRTAMSPGEMEKHLLLLSELLPDWLRLHHIRTDTYVKLDKAADLASITARLARQARAEEGL, from the exons ATGGAGCAGCGCCGCGTCACCGACTTCTTTGCGCGCCGCCGCCCCGGGCGCCGCATCGCGCCGCCCAAGCTGGCCTGCCGCACCCCCAGCCCCGCCAGACCCGCACTCCGCGCCCCGGACTCCGCCACCAGCGGCAGCCGCAAgcgcgcccgcccgcccgccgccCCCGGACCCGACCAGGCCAGGCCGCCGGCCCGCCGGAGGCTGCGGCTGTCGGCGGACGCG GGTCTTCTGCAGAGCCAGGAGCACCAGGTCTTGTCATGGGTTCACCCTTGGGGTCCCTCTCACCAGGTTTCCAGCCCCAGTTCCCCCGAGGCCCCTGACTCCCCCGAGGCCCCAGACATCCCAGCCTGCCCTTCTGTGGGCCAGAAGATAAAGAAATCCACCCCGGCAGCAGGTCAGCCACCCCAGCTGACATCCTGGCAGAACCAG GACACCATCTCTGAGCTTGCGTCCTGCCTCCAACGGGCCCGGGAGCTGGGGGCAAGAGTCCGAGTGCTGAAGTCCCGTGCCCAGGATGCTGGAGAGTCCTGTACCCCAGAGGCCAATGGCCGCCCTGAGGAGCCATG TGGCGAGAAGGCGCCTGCCTACCAGCGCTTCCATGCcctggcccagcctggcccaCCAGGGCTTGTGCTGCCCTACAAGTACCAGGTGCTGGCGGAGATGTTCCGCAGCATGGACACCATCGTGGGCATGCTCCACAACCGCGCTGAGACGCCCACCTTTGCCAAGGTCCAACGGGGCGTGCAGGACATGATGCGCAG GCGTTTTGAGGAGCGCAATGTTGGCCAGATCAAAACCGTGTACCCGGCCTCCTACTGCTTCCGCCAGGAGCGCGGCGTCCCCACCTTCAAGGATGGTGTCAAGAGGTCAGATTACCAGCTCACCATCGAGCCACTGCTGGAGCAGG AGGCTGACGGAGCAGCCCCTCAGCTCACGGCCTCGCGCCTCCTGCAGCGACGGCAGATCTTCAGCCAGAAGCTGGTGGAGCACGTCAAGGAGCACCACAAG GCCTTCCTGGCCTCCCTGAGGCCCCCCATGGTGGTGCCGGAGGACCAGCTGACCCGCTGGCACCCACGCTTCAACGTGGATGAAGTGCCCGACATCGAGCCAGCTGCGCTGCCCCAGCCACCCGCCACGGAGAAACTCACCACTGCTCAGGAGGTGCTGGCCCGGGCCCGCAGCCTGATGTCACCCAGG ATGGAGCAGGCCTTGAGTCAACTGGCCCTGCGTTCTGCTGAGCCCAGCAGCCCCAGGCCAGCACTGCCGGCTACCCCACCAGCCACCCCGCCTGCAGCCTCTCCCAGCGCTCTGAAGGGGGTGTCCCAGGATCTGCTGGAGCGG GTCCGAGCCAAGGAGGCACAGAAGCAGCTGGCACAGATGACACGGTGCCCGGAGCAGGAGCAGCGGCTGCAGCGCCTAGAACGGCTGCCTGAGCTGGCCCGCGTGCTGCGGAGCGTCTTTGTGTCCGAACGCAAGCCTGCGCTCAGCATGGAGGTGGTCTGTGCCAGGATGGTGGGCAGCTGTCGCACTGCCATGAGCCCCG GGGAGATGGAGAAACACCTGCTGCTCCTCTCTGAGCTCCTGCCAGACTGGCTTCGCCTTCACCACATTCGCACCGACACCTACGTCAAGCTGGACAAGGCTGCGGACCTGGCCAGCATCACTGCACGCCTGGCCCGCCAGGCCCGCGCTGAAGAGGGGCTGTGA
- the CDT1 gene encoding DNA replication factor Cdt1 isoform X2: MEQRRVTDFFARRRPGRRIAPPKLACRTPSPARPALRAPDSATSGSRKRARPPAAPGPDQARPPARRRLRLSADAVSSPSSPEAPDSPEAPDIPACPSVGQKIKKSTPAAGQPPQLTSWQNQDTISELASCLQRARELGARVRVLKSRAQDAGESCTPEANGRPEEPCGEKAPAYQRFHALAQPGPPGLVLPYKYQVLAEMFRSMDTIVGMLHNRAETPTFAKVQRGVQDMMRRRFEERNVGQIKTVYPASYCFRQERGVPTFKDGVKRSDYQLTIEPLLEQEADGAAPQLTASRLLQRRQIFSQKLVEHVKEHHKAFLASLRPPMVVPEDQLTRWHPRFNVDEVPDIEPAALPQPPATEKLTTAQEVLARARSLMSPRMEQALSQLALRSAEPSSPRPALPATPPATPPAASPSALKGVSQDLLERVRAKEAQKQLAQMTRCPEQEQRLQRLERLPELARVLRSVFVSERKPALSMEVVCARMVGSCRTAMSPGEMEKHLLLLSELLPDWLRLHHIRTDTYVKLDKAADLASITARLARQARAEEGL; encoded by the exons ATGGAGCAGCGCCGCGTCACCGACTTCTTTGCGCGCCGCCGCCCCGGGCGCCGCATCGCGCCGCCCAAGCTGGCCTGCCGCACCCCCAGCCCCGCCAGACCCGCACTCCGCGCCCCGGACTCCGCCACCAGCGGCAGCCGCAAgcgcgcccgcccgcccgccgccCCCGGACCCGACCAGGCCAGGCCGCCGGCCCGCCGGAGGCTGCGGCTGTCGGCGGACGCG GTTTCCAGCCCCAGTTCCCCCGAGGCCCCTGACTCCCCCGAGGCCCCAGACATCCCAGCCTGCCCTTCTGTGGGCCAGAAGATAAAGAAATCCACCCCGGCAGCAGGTCAGCCACCCCAGCTGACATCCTGGCAGAACCAG GACACCATCTCTGAGCTTGCGTCCTGCCTCCAACGGGCCCGGGAGCTGGGGGCAAGAGTCCGAGTGCTGAAGTCCCGTGCCCAGGATGCTGGAGAGTCCTGTACCCCAGAGGCCAATGGCCGCCCTGAGGAGCCATG TGGCGAGAAGGCGCCTGCCTACCAGCGCTTCCATGCcctggcccagcctggcccaCCAGGGCTTGTGCTGCCCTACAAGTACCAGGTGCTGGCGGAGATGTTCCGCAGCATGGACACCATCGTGGGCATGCTCCACAACCGCGCTGAGACGCCCACCTTTGCCAAGGTCCAACGGGGCGTGCAGGACATGATGCGCAG GCGTTTTGAGGAGCGCAATGTTGGCCAGATCAAAACCGTGTACCCGGCCTCCTACTGCTTCCGCCAGGAGCGCGGCGTCCCCACCTTCAAGGATGGTGTCAAGAGGTCAGATTACCAGCTCACCATCGAGCCACTGCTGGAGCAGG AGGCTGACGGAGCAGCCCCTCAGCTCACGGCCTCGCGCCTCCTGCAGCGACGGCAGATCTTCAGCCAGAAGCTGGTGGAGCACGTCAAGGAGCACCACAAG GCCTTCCTGGCCTCCCTGAGGCCCCCCATGGTGGTGCCGGAGGACCAGCTGACCCGCTGGCACCCACGCTTCAACGTGGATGAAGTGCCCGACATCGAGCCAGCTGCGCTGCCCCAGCCACCCGCCACGGAGAAACTCACCACTGCTCAGGAGGTGCTGGCCCGGGCCCGCAGCCTGATGTCACCCAGG ATGGAGCAGGCCTTGAGTCAACTGGCCCTGCGTTCTGCTGAGCCCAGCAGCCCCAGGCCAGCACTGCCGGCTACCCCACCAGCCACCCCGCCTGCAGCCTCTCCCAGCGCTCTGAAGGGGGTGTCCCAGGATCTGCTGGAGCGG GTCCGAGCCAAGGAGGCACAGAAGCAGCTGGCACAGATGACACGGTGCCCGGAGCAGGAGCAGCGGCTGCAGCGCCTAGAACGGCTGCCTGAGCTGGCCCGCGTGCTGCGGAGCGTCTTTGTGTCCGAACGCAAGCCTGCGCTCAGCATGGAGGTGGTCTGTGCCAGGATGGTGGGCAGCTGTCGCACTGCCATGAGCCCCG GGGAGATGGAGAAACACCTGCTGCTCCTCTCTGAGCTCCTGCCAGACTGGCTTCGCCTTCACCACATTCGCACCGACACCTACGTCAAGCTGGACAAGGCTGCGGACCTGGCCAGCATCACTGCACGCCTGGCCCGCCAGGCCCGCGCTGAAGAGGGGCTGTGA
- the APRT gene encoding adenine phosphoribosyltransferase — MPRPSWRPRQSPRRRARAAAGSSHAAMADPELQLVERRIRSFPDFPTPGVLFRDISPVLKDPASFRAAIGLLARHLKATHGGRIDYIAGLDSRGFLFGPSLAQELGLGCVLIRKRGKLPGPTVWASYALEYGKAELEIQKDALEAGQRVVVVDDLLATGGTMHAACELLGRLQAEVLECVSLVELTSLKGREKLAPVPFFSLLQYE; from the exons ATGCCCCGCCCTTCGTGGCGGCCCCGCCAGTCTCCGCGCAGGCGCGCTCGGGCCGCCGCTGGCTCCTCGCACGCGGCCATGGCGGATCCCGAGCTGCAGCTGGTTGAGCGGCGGATCCGCAGCTTCCCCGACTTCCCCACCCCGGGCGTGTTATTCAG GGACATCTCGCCCGTCCTGAAGGACCCCGCCTCCTTCCGCGCCGCCATCGGCCTCCTGGCGCGACACCTGAAGGCGACCCACGGGGGCCGCATCGACTACATCGCAG GCCTAGACTCCCGAGGCTTCCTCTTTGGCCCCTCCCTGGCCCAGGAACTTGGACTGGGCTGTGTGCTCATCCGAAAGCGGGGGAAGCTGCCAGGCCCCACTGTGTGGGCCTCCTATGCCCTGGAGTATGGGAAG GCTGAGCTGGAGATCCAGAAAGACGCCCTGGAGGCAGGACAGAGGGTGGTCGTCGTGGATGATCTGCTGGCCACTGGTG GAACCATGCATGCCGCCTGTGAGCTGCTGGGCCGCCTGCAGGCCGAGGTCCTGGAGTGCGTGAGCCTGGTGGAGCTGACCTCGCTTAAGGGCAGGGAGAAGCTGGCTCCTGTgcccttcttctctctcctgcagtATGAGTGA